The Triticum dicoccoides isolate Atlit2015 ecotype Zavitan chromosome 6A, WEW_v2.0, whole genome shotgun sequence genome has a window encoding:
- the LOC119319322 gene encoding L-type lectin-domain containing receptor kinase SIT1-like, whose translation MSVLHLLLFLLLHVLPLASPAVDVDQFTFDGFAGANLSLDGTAAVTTDGLLMLTNGTTQLKGHAFYPVPVRFHEAANGNASSRSFSTAFVFGIVSEYDDFSSPGLAFVVSKSKNFSTALQSQYMGLANAANNGNSSNHFLAVELDTIVNAEFGDMSNNHVGVDVDGLSSIVADNAGYYEDGTGAFMNMSLLNRTATQVWVDFDARTSLLSVTMAPLELPKPKKPLLSTTVILSSVIEDKAYVGFSSSTGVVSSRHYVLAWSFKMDGGQAPPLNIQKLPALPFTTPKRRSKTLYILLPIASAALVLALAIAFILIDRRRRRYAEVKEDWETEFGPHRFSYKDLFHATKGFSDERLLGIGGFGRVYKGVLPTSGAEVAVKKVSHESRQGMKEFISEVVSIGQIRHRNLVRLLGYCRRKRELLLVYDYMPNGSLDKLLHDHNTMVLSWSQRLGIINDVASSILYLHEDWEQVVLHRDVKASNVLLDADMSGRLGDFGLARLYDHGTDPHTTHVVGTMGYLAPEFGHTGRASKASDIFSFGVFMLEVACGRRPVSQDEHGDHLLLADRVIEHWREGAITDAVDPRLRGDFPAEEASFVLKLCLLCSHPLPSARPGIRQIMQFLSGDARLPEVSVEHVSVDVLALRQNQVVHSHSFLPSTEAGNISDVPAAR comes from the coding sequence ATGAGCGTCCTTCATCTGCTCCTTTTCTTGCTTCTCCATGTCCTTCCCCTCGCATCTCCGGCCGTCGACGTCGACCAGTTCACGTTCGATGGCTTCGCCGGCGCGAACCTCTCGCTCGACGGCACGGCCGCGGTCACCACAGACGGCCTCCTCATGCTCACCAACGGCACGACTCAGCTCAAAGGACACGCCTTCTACCCTGTCCCCGTGCGGTTCCACGAGGCCGCCAACGGCAACGCCTCCTCGCGCTCCTTCTCGACAGCCTTCGTGTTCGGCATCGTCAGCGAGTACGACGACTTCAGCAGCCCCGGCCTGGCCTTCGTCGTCTCCAAGAGCAAAAACTTCTCCACGGCGCTCCAGAGCCAGTACATGGGCCTGGCCAACGCGGCCAATAACGGCAACTCCAGCAACCACTTCCTGGCCGTCGAGCTGGACACCATCGTCAACGCCGAGTTCGGGGACATGAGCAACAACCACGTCGGGGTCGACGTCGACGGCCTCTCATCCATCGTCGCCGACAACGCGGGGTACTACGAGGACGGCACGGGCGCGTTCATGAACATGAGCCTGTTGAACCGCACGGCTACGCAGGTGTGGGTGGACTTCGACGCGCGCACCTCTCTCCTCAGCGTCACCATGGCACCCCTTGAGCTGCCCAAGCCCAAGAAGCCTCTGCTCTCCACCACCGTGATCCTCTCGTCGGTGATCGAGGACAAAGCCTACGTTGGCTTCTCGTCATCCACCGGCGTCGTGTCGAGCCGCCACTACGTGCTTGCCTGGAGCTTCAAGATGGACGGTGGACAAGCCCCGCCGCTAAACATACAGAAACTGCCGGCCCTGCCGTTCACGACCCCCAAGCGCCGGTCGAAGACGCTTTATATCCTATTGCCGATAGCATCGGCGGCGTTGGTGTTAGCACTGGCCATCGCCTTCATCCTGATTGATCGGCGGCGGCGCAGGTATGCGGAGGTAAAAGAGGACTGGGAGACGGAGTTCGGTCCGCACCGTTTCTCATACAAGGATTTGTTCCACGCCACCAAGGGGTTCTCCGACGAGCGGCTGCTTGGCATCGGCGGATTCGGGAGGGTGTACAAGGGCGTGCTTCCGACGTCCGGGGCGGAGGTTGCAGTGAAGAAGGTGTCGCACGAATCGAGGCAAGGAATGAAGGAGTTCATCTCTGAGGTGGTGAGCATCGGCCAGATCCGGCACCGGAACCTCGTCCGGTTGCTCGGATACTGCCGGCGGAAGCGCGAGCTCCTGCTAGTCTACGACTACATGCCAAATGGCAGTCTCGACAAGCTTCTGCACGACCACAACACGATGGTCTTGAGCTGGAGCCAGAGGTTGGGGATCATCAACGACGTCGCCTCCAGCATACTGTACCTCCAcgaggactgggagcaggtggttctGCATCGCGACGTCAAGGCGAGCAACGTGCTTCTGGACGCCGACATGAGCGGGCGGCTAGGCGACTTCGGCCTCGCGAGGCTGTACGACCACGGCACCGACCCGCACACCACGCACGTGGTGGGCACCATGGGCTACCTAGCCCCGGAGTTCGGGCACACCGGCAGGGCCTCCAAGGCGTCCGACATCTTCTCGTTCGGCGTGTTCATGCTGGAGGTCGCGTGCGGGCGGCGGCCCGTCTCCCAGGACGAGCACGGCGACCACCTCCTGCTGGCGGATAGGGTGATCGAGCACTGGCGCGAAGGAGCGATCACCGACGCCGTGGACCCGCGGCTCCGGGGCGACTTCCCTGCCGAAGAAGCGAGCTTCGTTCTGAAGCTGTGCTTGCTGTGCTCGCACCCTCTGCCCAGCGCGCGCCCGGGCATTCGGCAGATCATGCAGTTCCTGAGCGGTGACGCGCGGCTCCCGGAGGTGTCGGTAGAGCACGTAAGTGTCGACGTGCTAGCGCTCAGGCAAAACCAGGTGGTTCACTCGCACTCTTTTCTGCCGTCCACGGAAGCCGGTAATATTTCTGATGTTCCTGCAGCGAGGTAG